Proteins from one Cydia splendana unplaced genomic scaffold, ilCydSple1.2 scaffold_71_ctg1, whole genome shotgun sequence genomic window:
- the LOC134805866 gene encoding uncharacterized protein LOC134805866 gives MARFCDFSSVTNGLEENLRDQLVCGITSDAIRQRLFADKKLEYSKAVLIATTMESAEKDSIAVESPALGMHYNASQSGKKQCTACGDTRHERSACKFKDYVCDTCSRVGHLRRVCPEKEGHRARARPGATKSWGTSQEYASGSGGRGYNERAWTGRGGSTAGRRRRGARSGAAPARQHCIREHPGPAEEASWRGDGGEGAGPSRRTDSDDEWPIYQMGLSQYPPV, from the exons ATGGCGAGGTTTTGTGACTTCAGTAGCGTGACTAACGGGCTAGAAGAGAACCTCCGGGATCAACTAGTGTGCGGGATTACCAGTGATGCAATTCGACAGAGGTTATTTGCAGATAAAAAACTCGAATACAGTAAAGCGGTACTGATAGCGACTACAATGGAGTCAGCGGAGAAAGATTCTATTGCGGTGGAATCTCCGGCGTTAGGAATGCACTACAATGCCAGCCAAAGTGGAAAAAAACAATGTACAGCGTGCGGCGACACTAGACATGAGCGTTCCGCGTGCAAATTTAAGGATTACGTGTGCGACACGTGTTCACGTGTCGGTCATTTACGGCGTGTGTGTCCCGAAAAGGAGGGGCACAGAGCTAGGGCAAGACCTGGAGCGACAAAGAGTTGGGGAACCAGCCAGGAGTACGCAAGTGGCTCGGGAGGCCGCGGCTATAACGAGAGGGCATGGACCGGCCGGGGAGGCAGCACGGCCGGCAGGAGGCGGCGAGGCGCGCGCTCGGGCGCGGCGCCCGCGCGCCAGCACTGCATCCGGGAGCACCCCGGGCCGGCCGAGGAGGCGAGCTGGCGGGGCGACGGCGGCGAGGGCGCGGGCCCTAGCCGACGCACGGACAGCGACGACGAATGGCCGATATATCAAATGGGACTGAGTCAGTATCCACCG GTTTAA